The proteins below are encoded in one region of Pseudophryne corroboree isolate aPseCor3 chromosome 8, aPseCor3.hap2, whole genome shotgun sequence:
- the PIGY gene encoding phosphatidylinositol N-acetylglucosaminyltransferase subunit Y, which yields MFLSLPTLTVLVPLLSLTGIFYSASVDKDFPQGCTSTASVCFYSLLLPITLPVYVFFHLWTWMGLKLFRHN from the coding sequence ATGTTTCTGTCCCTCCCCACACTGACTGTGTTAGTCCCTCTCTTGTCCCTGACTGGCATTTTCTATTCTGCTTCTGTGGACAAAGATTTTCCCCAGGGATGCACCAGCACAGCCAGCGTGTGCTTCTACAGCCTGCTGCTTCCTATCACATTGCCAGTCTATGTGTTTTTTCATCTGTGGACGTGGATGGGACTCAAGCTTTTCAGGCACAATTAA